In Mustela lutreola isolate mMusLut2 chromosome 1, mMusLut2.pri, whole genome shotgun sequence, one genomic interval encodes:
- the LOC131822615 gene encoding olfactory receptor 10AG1-like, whose product MTCKDMRTEDNASTITEFVLLGFSDLPNLQGLLFGVFSIIYVIVLIGNSLIIIITRLDAALETPMYFFLANFSSLEICYVSVTLPRILVNLWTQDRNISMLGCATQMCFFLMLGATECFLLAVMAYDRYVAICNPLHYPLVMNHELCLQLAAGAWIGGIPVQIGQTCQIFSLHFCNSNHINHFFCDIPPILKLACGDTWVHEAAVYVVAMLFVTVPFMLILASYSKIISTILSLPTAGGRAKAFSTCSSHLLVVLLFFGSASITYLRPKSNHTAGIDKLLSLFYTIVTPMFNPMIYSLRNKDVKRQLLKK is encoded by the coding sequence ATGACATGTAAAGACATGAGAACAGAAGACAATGCTTCCACAATAACAGAATTCGTACTCTTGGGATTTTCCGACCTTCCAAACCTGCAAGGGTTACTATTTGGGGTGTTCTCCATCATTTATGTTATTGTCCTAATTGGAAATAGcctcataataataataaccaggCTTGACGCTGCACTAGAGACACCCATGTATTTTTTCCTGGCAAATTTTTCCTCCTTGGAAATCTGTTATGTGTCTGTCACTCTCCCCAGGATTCTGGTGAACCTTTGGACTCAGGATAGAAACATTTCCATGCTGGGCTGTGCCACTCAAATGTGCTTCTTCCTTATGCTCGGAGCCACTGAATGTTTCCTGCTGGcagtgatggcctatgaccgctatgtggccatttgTAACCCTCTGCACTACCCTCTAGTCATGAACCACGAGTTGTGCCTCCAGCTGGCTGCCGGTGCCTGGATCGGTGGAATCCCAGTCCAGATAGGACAAACATGTCAGATTTTCTCTCTACATTTCTGTAATTCCAACCACATTAACCACTTCTTCTGCGACATACCCCCCATCCTCAAGCTCGCATGTGGGGATACTTGGGTGCATGAGGCAGCCGTCTATGTAGTAGCTATGTTGTTTGTCACAGTTCCTTTTATGTTGATTCTTGCCTCTTACAGCAAAATCATTTCCACCATTCTGAGTTTGCCAACCGCTGGCGGACGGGCCAAAGCCTTCTCCACGTGTTCTTCCCACCTGCTGGTGgtgcttttgttctttgggtcGGCTTCCATCACCTACTTAAGGCCCAAATCCAATCATACGGCAGGAATTGACAaactgctctctcttttctacacCATAGTGACTCCGATGTTTAACCCCATGATATACAGCCTCAGGAACAAGGATGTGAAAAGACAGTTACTCAAAAAGTGA